A genome region from Salvia splendens isolate huo1 chromosome 19, SspV2, whole genome shotgun sequence includes the following:
- the LOC121779508 gene encoding beta-amyrin 6-beta-monooxygenase-like: MEAIVSYFLPLFLLPLSLYLFSIILHGNASDDRKNLPPGSRGWPVLGENLKFSRSPEKFVAERMWKHSPEIFQTSLVGAKMATFCGAKGNKFLFSNENKLLSFWFPQSMRRVLSFPHIAESNMKVGPATKSILHHDLLSPGALKKHVPAMDALAREHMARHWRPGSVARVLPLAKKYTFELACELVLSEVDPRRVKRLSDPFTAVTEGMLSVPVDFPGTAYRRAIRGGEAMREEVMRIVRERREELEGRNEGEGEGETGDFLSKMVMARDEDGQFMGEKEICTQVIGMLVASYDTTSSALTSVMNNLAQLPHVYNEVLKEQMEIAESKGPGELLTWDDIEKMKYSWNVVRESLRLTPPSLGSFREVATEFTYAGFTIPKGWKTFWTAYSTHKNPNCFPDPERFDPSRFEGSGPAPYTFVPFGGGPRMCPGKEYARLELLVMMHNVVTRFRLEKTIPNEKIVYHATPTPVYGLPLRLHPHQK; this comes from the exons ATGGAGGCCATTGTATCGTATTTTCTGCCTCTTTTCCTTCTTCCCCTCTCCCTCTATCTCTTCTCGATCATCCTCCATGGAAACGCCTCCGATGATCGTAAAAACCTCCCTCCCGGCTCCCGGGGCTGGCCTGTTCTGGGGGAGAACCTCAAGTTTTCCCGCAGCCCAGAGAAATTCGTCGCAGAAAGAATGTGGAAACACTCCCCAGAGATCTTCCAAACCTCGTTGGTGGGCGCGAAAATGGCCACATTTTGCGGCGCGAAAGGCAACAAGTTCCTCTTCTCGAACGAGAACAAACTCCTCTCCTTCTGGTTCCCTCAATCAATGCGGAGAGTCCTGTCGTTTCCCCACATCGCCGAGAGCAATATGAAGGTGGGCCCCGCCACCAAGAGCATCCTCCACCACGACCTCTTGTCCCCCGGGGCCCTCAAGAAGCACGTGCCGGCGATGGACGCGCTGGCGCGTGAGCACATGGCGCGTCACTGGAGGCCTGGCTCGGTCGCGAGAGTTCTTCCGTTGGCGAAGAAGTACACGTTCGAGCTGGCGTGCGAGTTGGTTCTGAGCGAGGTCGATCCCCGGCGCGTGAAGAGGCTCTCGGATCCGTTCACTGCGGTGACGGAGGGGATGCTCTCCGTGCCTGTGGATTTTCCCGGGACGGCCTACAGGCGCGCGATCAGGGGTGGCGAGGCGATGAGGGAGGAGGTGATGAGGATTGTCCGGGAGCGGAGGGAGGAGTTGGAAGGGAGGAACGAGGGCGAGGGCGAGGGCGAGACGGGCGATTTTCTGTCGAAGATGGTGATGGCGAGGGATGAAGATGGGCAGTTTATGGGGGAGAAGGAGATTTGTACACAAGTAATTGGTATGCTGGTGGCTAGCTATGATACAACAAGCTCTGCGCTTACTAGTGTCATGAATAATCTTGCTCAACTTCCCCATGTCTACAATGAGGTTTTGAAAG AGCAAATGGAGATAGCAGAATCAAAAGGCCCCGGTGAGCTGCTAACATGGGACGATATCGAGAAGATGAAGTACTCATGGAACGTCGTGCGTGAATCGCTCAGGCTCACGCCTCCTTCACTAGGATCTTTTAGGGAAGTAGCAACTGAATTCACCTATGCAGGTTTCACCATTCCTAAAGGATGGAAG ACGTTCTGGACAGCGTACTCGACCCACAAGAATCCCAATTGCTTCCCAGATCCGGAGAGGTTTGATCCATCGCGGTTTGAGGGGAGTGGGCCAGCACCTTACACGTTCGTTCCATTTGGAGGAGGGCCAAGAATGTGCCCGGGGAAAGAGTATGCTAGGCTTGAATTGTTGGTTATGATGCATAATGTGGTGACAAGGTTTAGACTTGAGAAGACTATCCCAAATGAGAAAATAGTTTACCATGCTACGCCTACGCCGGTCTATGGCCTCCCGCTTCGTCTTCATCCTCATCAAAAATAG